Proteins encoded together in one Pantoea sp. CCBC3-3-1 window:
- a CDS encoding transposase gives MRKSRYTEEQITSAIKASECGVKVKEICEELGISEATFYSWKKKYAGLFSEEGRKIKELEEKVHNMERELHMLSSDKEMLQSVLKNFFTTNDKRQAVNFLQDTFDIGTRRSCRLLDISRSVYHYPYNCENQ, from the coding sequence ATGAGAAAGTCACGATATACAGAAGAGCAAATCACCAGTGCCATTAAAGCATCTGAATGCGGCGTGAAGGTTAAGGAGATTTGTGAAGAACTGGGGATTTCCGAAGCGACCTTCTATAGCTGGAAAAAGAAATATGCTGGGTTATTCTCTGAAGAAGGCAGGAAAATCAAAGAATTAGAAGAGAAGGTGCACAATATGGAGCGCGAGCTGCATATGCTCTCTTCAGACAAGGAGATGCTGCAAAGCGTGCTAAAAAACTTCTTTACTACCAACGATAAACGTCAGGCAGTTAATTTTTTGCAGGATACTTTTGATATCGGAACCCGCCGTAGCTGCCGTTTGTTAGATATTAGCCGTAGCGTTTATCATTATCCTTACAACTGTGAAAATCAGTAA